The Corynebacterium vitaeruminis DSM 20294 genome window below encodes:
- a CDS encoding glycoside hydrolase family 32 protein, whose product MSENRYRPRFHITAPTGRLNDPNGLFIEDGVLHVFFQKDPAYPFGAKRTGWGHASTPLQGEGAGEWTHHPDALYPDAAYDANGCYSGGAIRDEAGNVHLFYTGNLKETDPATGEMARRATQNSVSVEEVSSGLGGVFRRNPNNPLIDGPAEGYTAHYRDPMITRDPEGAAAYRMVIGAQRADETGAVVLYRSDDLERWEFAGELGFDVSSAEPGTSPDLVPGGYMWECPNLLSIRDEADGERYELFIICPQGLERQVDEAGTTHYASSDQCGYLVGHLEGTTFRVVRGFTELDYGHQFYAPQAVAEQGGLVPDSYLLFGWMGLPAQDDTPSVESEGWVHSLTLPRRVSLHGRTLRQRLVLPEIVCNRVEDHSMPDVGNVLHASELLKQEKVTFSVIDTSESVVVSATYSPLGQGSLSLTYKGDTRVVPCTPGELEIFVDGATVEITAQDGERAFSIAAFPTPGTRWSRIEFNR is encoded by the coding sequence ATGTCCGAAAATCGTTACCGCCCGCGCTTTCATATCACCGCGCCGACCGGCCGCCTCAACGACCCCAACGGCCTATTCATCGAGGACGGCGTGCTTCACGTCTTCTTCCAAAAAGACCCTGCCTACCCGTTCGGTGCGAAGCGCACCGGCTGGGGGCACGCGAGCACACCGCTTCAGGGGGAGGGGGCGGGGGAGTGGACGCACCACCCCGACGCGCTTTATCCCGACGCGGCCTACGACGCCAACGGCTGCTACTCCGGCGGCGCCATCCGCGACGAGGCGGGAAACGTCCACCTCTTCTACACGGGAAACCTGAAGGAGACCGACCCCGCCACCGGCGAGATGGCGCGCCGGGCCACGCAGAACAGCGTGAGCGTGGAGGAGGTGTCCAGCGGCCTCGGCGGCGTCTTCCGGCGCAACCCCAACAACCCGCTCATCGACGGCCCCGCGGAGGGCTATACCGCGCACTACCGCGACCCCATGATCACCCGCGACCCGGAGGGTGCTGCGGCCTACCGCATGGTCATCGGCGCGCAACGCGCGGACGAGACCGGTGCCGTGGTGCTCTACCGCTCGGACGACCTCGAGCGCTGGGAGTTCGCGGGCGAGCTCGGCTTCGACGTCTCCTCGGCCGAACCTGGGACCTCGCCCGACCTCGTGCCGGGCGGCTACATGTGGGAGTGTCCGAACCTGCTGAGCATCCGTGACGAGGCCGACGGCGAGCGCTACGAGTTGTTCATCATCTGCCCGCAGGGGCTTGAGCGGCAGGTCGACGAGGCGGGCACCACCCACTACGCCTCCAGCGATCAGTGCGGCTACCTCGTGGGCCACCTCGAGGGCACCACCTTCCGCGTGGTGCGCGGGTTCACCGAGCTCGACTACGGGCACCAGTTCTACGCGCCGCAGGCGGTGGCGGAGCAAGGTGGGCTCGTTCCCGACAGTTACCTGCTGTTCGGATGGATGGGGCTGCCCGCCCAGGACGACACCCCGAGCGTCGAATCCGAGGGGTGGGTGCACAGTCTCACACTCCCGCGCCGGGTGAGCCTGCACGGCCGCACGCTGCGGCAACGCCTCGTGCTGCCTGAAATCGTTTGCAATCGTGTCGAAGATCACTCCATGCCCGATGTGGGTAACGTGTTACACGCCTCTGAGCTGCTTAAACAAGAAAAGGTCACTTTTTCGGTCATCGACACGTCCGAATCGGTGGTAGTTTCCGCAACCTACAGTCCGCTCGGGCAGGGAAGCCTCAGTCTCACCTATAAGGGGGATACCCGCGTGGTGCCCTGCACCCCCGGTGAGCTGGAGATATTCGTCGACGGGGCGACCGTGGAGATCACCGCGCAGGACGGCGAACGGGCATTTTCTATCGCCGCGTTCCCTACCCCCGGTACGCGATGGTCGCGCATCGAATTTAACCGGTAA
- a CDS encoding sucrose-specific PTS transporter subunit IIBC codes for MQHKEVATRVLKAIGGEENIVAAAHCATRLRMVLKDTKNVDQAALDNDPDLKGTFETGGMYQIIVGPGDVNNVFKELDGMTSKNIAVTTEELKDVAAQSGNWFTRAIKALADIFVPLIPILVGGGLLMALNNVLTAQDLFGPQSLVEKYPNITGVSELINLLSSAPFAFLPILVGFTATKRFGGNEFLGAGIAMAMVMPSLVNGYNVAETIANGQMTYWDIFGLNVAQAGYQGSVLPILLVSWILATIEKFFHKHLKGTVDFLVTPVLTLLITGFLTFIAVGPVMRTLGDWLANGLANLYDFGGPVGGFVFGLIYSPIVITGLHQSFPPIETMLWNQGGSFIFATASMANIAQGAVALAVFFLAKNEKLKGLAGASGMSAVFGITEPAIFGVNLRLRWPFYIGIVSAAIGSTLIAIFDVKAVALGAAGFIGFVSMRANDIGQFFICAFTTFIIAFVAAFIYGRTLVAKNGTIDPDAEDPAAEAAAAAAAAEGPSASDAQAAEDALQVVAPLTGNAAALASVSDPMFAQGKLGAGIAITPTEGKLVAPVSGKVVVAFPSGHAFAVRTQGADGKNVDVLMHIGFDTVNLKGQHFTPKAQQGDEVKAGDVLCEFDIDAIKAAGYEVTTPVVVSNSKRTGPVLPAVSLPTAVTAGEVFMTVDPKVAVDA; via the coding sequence ATGCAACACAAGGAAGTTGCGACTCGCGTGCTCAAAGCGATCGGTGGCGAGGAGAACATCGTCGCCGCCGCGCACTGCGCCACGCGCCTTCGCATGGTCCTGAAGGACACCAAGAACGTCGACCAGGCCGCCCTCGACAACGACCCCGATCTCAAGGGCACGTTCGAGACCGGTGGCATGTATCAGATCATCGTCGGCCCGGGTGACGTGAACAATGTGTTCAAGGAGCTCGACGGCATGACCTCGAAGAACATCGCGGTGACCACCGAGGAGCTCAAGGACGTCGCCGCCCAGAGCGGCAACTGGTTCACCCGCGCGATCAAGGCGCTGGCGGACATCTTCGTCCCGCTCATCCCGATCCTGGTCGGCGGCGGTTTGTTGATGGCCCTCAACAACGTGCTCACCGCGCAGGACCTGTTCGGCCCGCAGTCGCTGGTGGAGAAGTACCCGAACATCACCGGCGTCTCCGAGCTCATCAACCTGCTCTCGTCCGCGCCGTTCGCCTTCCTGCCGATCCTCGTGGGCTTCACCGCGACCAAGCGCTTCGGCGGCAACGAGTTCCTAGGCGCCGGCATCGCGATGGCGATGGTCATGCCCTCGCTGGTCAACGGCTACAACGTGGCGGAGACCATCGCCAACGGGCAGATGACCTACTGGGACATCTTCGGCCTCAACGTCGCCCAGGCCGGTTACCAGGGCTCGGTCCTGCCGATCCTCCTGGTCTCCTGGATCCTGGCCACGATCGAGAAGTTCTTCCACAAGCACCTCAAGGGCACGGTCGACTTCCTGGTCACCCCGGTGCTGACGCTGCTGATCACCGGCTTCCTCACCTTCATCGCCGTCGGCCCGGTCATGCGCACCCTCGGCGACTGGCTGGCCAACGGCCTGGCCAACCTCTACGACTTCGGCGGCCCCGTCGGCGGCTTCGTCTTCGGCCTCATCTACTCGCCGATCGTCATCACCGGCCTGCACCAGTCCTTCCCGCCGATCGAGACCATGCTGTGGAACCAGGGCGGATCCTTCATCTTCGCCACCGCCTCCATGGCGAACATCGCCCAGGGCGCCGTGGCGCTCGCGGTCTTCTTCCTGGCTAAGAACGAGAAGCTCAAGGGCCTGGCTGGCGCGTCCGGCATGTCGGCCGTCTTCGGCATCACCGAGCCCGCCATCTTCGGTGTGAACCTGCGCCTGCGCTGGCCGTTCTACATCGGCATCGTCTCCGCGGCCATCGGCTCGACGCTCATCGCGATCTTCGACGTCAAGGCCGTGGCGCTGGGGGCGGCGGGCTTCATCGGCTTCGTCTCCATGCGTGCCAATGACATCGGGCAGTTCTTCATCTGCGCGTTTACCACCTTCATCATCGCCTTCGTTGCCGCGTTCATTTACGGCCGCACGCTGGTGGCCAAGAACGGCACCATCGACCCCGATGCCGAGGATCCGGCGGCGGAGGCCGCGGCCGCCGCAGCAGCCGCCGAAGGCCCGTCGGCAAGCGACGCGCAGGCAGCCGAGGACGCGCTGCAGGTGGTCGCGCCGCTGACTGGCAACGCCGCGGCGCTCGCGAGCGTGTCCGACCCGATGTTCGCCCAGGGCAAGCTCGGCGCGGGCATCGCGATCACTCCTACTGAGGGCAAGCTGGTTGCCCCGGTGTCCGGCAAGGTGGTCGTCGCCTTCCCGTCCGGGCACGCCTTCGCGGTGCGCACGCAGGGCGCGGACGGCAAGAATGTGGACGTGCTCATGCACATCGGCTTCGACACCGTGAACCTGAAGGGGCAGCACTTCACGCCGAAGGCCCAGCAGGGCGACGAGGTCAAGGCCGGCGACGTGCTCTGCGAGTTCGACATCGACGCCATCAAGGCGGCGGGCTACGAGGTGACCACGCCGGTGGTCGTGTCCAACTCCAAGCGCACAGGCCCCGTCCTGCCGGCGGTGTCGCTGCCGACGGCGGTGACCGCGGGTGAGGTGTTCATGACGGTGGACCCGAAGGTCGCCGTTGACGCCTAG
- the rplN gene encoding 50S ribosomal protein L14: MIQQESRLKVADNTGAREILCIRVLGGSTRRFAGIGDVIVATVKEATPGGNVKAGDVVKAVVVRAKKETRRPDGSYIKFDENAAVLIKNDNEPRGTRIFGPVARELRDKKFMKIVSLAPEVI, translated from the coding sequence GTGATTCAGCAGGAATCGCGTCTGAAGGTCGCCGACAACACTGGTGCACGTGAGATTCTGTGCATCCGCGTTCTCGGTGGCTCCACCCGACGCTTTGCTGGCATCGGCGACGTCATCGTCGCCACTGTCAAGGAGGCAACCCCCGGCGGCAACGTCAAGGCTGGCGACGTCGTCAAGGCCGTGGTTGTCCGCGCCAAGAAGGAGACCCGTCGTCCGGACGGCTCCTACATCAAGTTCGATGAGAACGCCGCCGTCCTCATCAAGAACGACAACGAGCCCCGCGGTACCCGTATCTTCGGCCCGGTCGCTCGCGAGTTGCGCGACAAGAAGTTCATGAAGATCGTTTCTCTCGCACCGGAGGTGATCTAA
- the rplX gene encoding 50S ribosomal protein L24 produces the protein MKIHKGDMVIVISGPDKGAKGKVIQAFPKTEKVLVEGVNRVKKHVANSAPERGAESGGIVTQEAPIHVSNVMILDSDGNPTRVGYRFDENGKKVRISRRNGKDI, from the coding sequence ATGAAGATCCATAAGGGCGATATGGTCATCGTCATCTCTGGCCCGGACAAGGGTGCTAAGGGCAAGGTCATCCAGGCCTTCCCGAAGACCGAGAAGGTCCTGGTCGAGGGTGTTAACCGCGTGAAGAAGCACGTCGCTAACTCCGCTCCGGAGCGTGGCGCTGAGTCCGGCGGAATCGTCACCCAGGAGGCCCCGATCCACGTGTCCAACGTGATGATCCTGGACTCCGACGGTAACCCAACCCGCGTTGGCTACCGCTTCGATGAGAACGGCAAGAAGGTCCGTATCTCGCGTCGTAACGGGAAGGACATCTAA
- the rplE gene encoding 50S ribosomal protein L5, with protein MSENYTPRLKTRYREEIRTALNEKFGYDNVMQIPGVTKVVVNMGVGEAARDSKLINGALEDLTAITGQKPELRRAKKSIANFKLREGMPIGARVTLRGDRMWEFLDRLLTVALPRIRDFRGLSDQQFDGHGNYTFGLTEQTMFYEIDVDKVDRPRGMDITVVTTATNNEEGRELLLHLGFPFKGEDGNKQQV; from the coding sequence ATGAGCGAGAACTACACTCCGCGCCTTAAGACCCGCTACCGCGAAGAGATCCGCACCGCGCTGAACGAGAAGTTCGGCTACGACAATGTCATGCAGATCCCGGGCGTTACCAAGGTCGTCGTCAACATGGGTGTCGGCGAGGCTGCTCGCGACTCCAAGCTGATCAACGGCGCTCTCGAGGACCTCACCGCGATCACCGGCCAGAAGCCCGAGCTTCGCCGCGCCAAGAAGTCCATCGCTAACTTCAAGCTCCGTGAGGGCATGCCGATCGGCGCGCGCGTTACCCTGCGCGGCGACCGCATGTGGGAGTTCCTGGACCGTCTGCTGACCGTCGCGCTTCCCCGTATTCGCGACTTCCGCGGCCTGTCCGACCAGCAGTTCGATGGCCACGGCAACTACACCTTCGGCCTGACCGAGCAGACCATGTTCTACGAGATCGACGTCGACAAGGTCGACCGTCCCCGTGGTATGGACATCACCGTTGTCACCACCGCCACCAACAACGAGGAAGGCCGCGAGCTGCTTCTGCACCTCGGCTTCCCGTTCAAGGGCGAGGATGGCAACAAGCAGCAGGTCTAG
- a CDS encoding ATP-binding cassette domain-containing protein, with the protein MPAAIVVVAVLGATLIVVPLVALWGRVDLARVPALLREPDSAQLLWVSLSSALWSTALCLILGVPLALWLGSLRRGATLARLLVLFPLALPPVVAGLALTAAIGRRGFLAPLLDAFGWQFAFAFPGVVASHVFIALPFVVITVEAALRQMDGEVWHSSIGIGMSPSAVVAKVLLPALAPAIATGAGLAFARSLGEFGTTITFAGSMPGVTRTMPIGIYLARETDPADAYALAAILMVLALIVLGLSSWAGFLLNAPSRRGRPVATGPLDIARLRELSAPASPVDSPLAVRTDRGEAVFSPRATTAVIGPNGAGKTTLLGLISGRLRGCEARLGGHDLHRTPAHRRGLVVLTQRPGLPARASVLRAITMATRDAERSRALLRAAGLEALSGVSCSALSGGQAAQVALVRAFAARPAIVLLDEPLAAVDVQAAHAWRSFLTAAAGDRTTIMVSHDPFDVSAIAAEVVVMEEGAPVAHGLTQEVLSSPPTQFMAEFTGLNRLGGRVLDVDRGLVTMAVGKQTLLGTLRDGARRAPGEEATAVFAPNAVTLAAAPQEGSARNAWHGTIEALDVHGASTTVRVALDESNGIITVPITTRSALALGLEAGGGVWAQAKAMSIEVI; encoded by the coding sequence ATGCCGGCGGCGATCGTCGTCGTAGCCGTCCTCGGCGCCACCCTCATCGTGGTGCCGCTTGTCGCGCTGTGGGGCCGCGTCGACCTCGCGCGCGTGCCCGCGTTGCTGCGCGAGCCCGACAGCGCGCAGCTTCTGTGGGTGAGCCTGTCCTCGGCGCTGTGGTCGACGGCGCTGTGCCTTATCCTCGGCGTCCCGCTCGCGCTGTGGCTGGGCTCGCTGCGTCGCGGCGCCACCCTCGCGCGCCTGCTGGTCTTGTTCCCCCTCGCCCTCCCGCCGGTGGTCGCGGGCCTCGCGCTCACCGCCGCGATCGGCCGCCGGGGGTTTCTCGCCCCGCTTCTCGACGCCTTCGGCTGGCAATTCGCCTTCGCCTTCCCCGGGGTCGTGGCCAGTCACGTCTTCATCGCCCTGCCCTTCGTGGTGATCACGGTCGAGGCGGCGCTGCGGCAGATGGACGGCGAGGTCTGGCACTCGAGCATCGGCATCGGGATGTCGCCTTCGGCCGTCGTGGCGAAGGTGCTTCTGCCGGCGCTCGCCCCCGCGATCGCGACCGGCGCGGGCCTGGCGTTCGCCCGCTCGCTCGGCGAGTTCGGCACGACCATCACCTTCGCCGGCTCCATGCCCGGGGTGACCCGCACGATGCCCATCGGCATCTACCTCGCCCGGGAGACCGACCCCGCCGACGCCTACGCGCTGGCGGCCATCCTCATGGTGCTCGCCCTCATCGTGCTGGGGCTTTCCTCGTGGGCGGGATTCCTCCTCAACGCCCCGAGCCGCCGCGGGCGCCCGGTTGCCACCGGGCCGCTCGACATCGCCCGGCTCCGCGAGCTCTCCGCACCGGCGTCCCCGGTCGACTCCCCGCTCGCCGTTCGCACCGATCGCGGCGAGGCGGTCTTTTCCCCGCGCGCGACGACGGCGGTGATCGGCCCCAACGGCGCCGGGAAGACCACCCTCCTCGGGCTCATCTCCGGGCGCCTGCGCGGCTGCGAGGCGCGCCTGGGCGGCCACGACCTCCACCGCACGCCCGCGCACCGGCGGGGGCTCGTCGTGCTCACCCAGCGCCCGGGGCTTCCCGCGCGCGCGAGCGTCCTCCGCGCGATCACCATGGCCACGCGCGACGCCGAGCGCTCGCGGGCGCTCCTGCGCGCAGCCGGTCTCGAGGCGTTGTCCGGGGTCTCCTGCTCCGCGCTCTCTGGCGGGCAGGCCGCGCAGGTGGCGCTGGTGCGCGCCTTCGCCGCTAGGCCCGCCATCGTGCTACTCGACGAGCCGCTGGCGGCCGTCGACGTCCAGGCCGCCCACGCCTGGCGATCCTTCCTCACCGCCGCCGCGGGCGACCGCACGACCATCATGGTCTCCCACGACCCCTTCGACGTCTCGGCGATCGCGGCGGAGGTCGTGGTCATGGAGGAGGGTGCGCCCGTGGCCCACGGGTTAACCCAGGAGGTGCTCTCCTCCCCGCCGACGCAGTTCATGGCGGAGTTCACCGGGCTCAACCGGCTGGGCGGGAGGGTGCTGGACGTGGACCGGGGGCTGGTGACCATGGCCGTCGGAAAGCAAACACTGCTGGGAACGCTGCGTGACGGCGCGCGACGGGCACCGGGCGAGGAGGCGACGGCCGTGTTCGCTCCCAACGCCGTGACCCTTGCCGCCGCGCCGCAGGAGGGCTCGGCCCGCAACGCCTGGCACGGAACGATCGAGGCGCTGGACGTGCACGGCGCGTCCACGACGGTGCGCGTCGCCCTCGACGAATCGAACGGGATCATCACCGTGCCCATCACGACGCGGTCGGCGCTGGCGCTCGGGCTCGAGGCGGGCGGCGGGGTCTGGGCGCAGGCCAAGGCCATGTCCATCGAGGTGATCTAG
- the modA gene encoding molybdate ABC transporter substrate-binding protein yields the protein MKAPRRLLALAACLTAALGVAACSSSQSDSTGSSSAASPTSLTVMGAASTRVINDDLSQLAAGLDSPLELSYNNAGSSTLVQQMAYGAPADLFISADQANMDKAIANGSVKEGVTVATNSMVMVVPKGNPPGITSVNDLAGKNVVLCDEQVPCGTVSKKLEEANGITIQAVSLEQSVSDVLGKVVSGEADAGWVYRTDAAAAGDAVEVIDIPHAAENVNSLVAGVVTNSEHHEQAQALLDLLRSQVMAGVWTKHGFTPAT from the coding sequence GTGAAAGCCCCTCGTCGTCTCCTCGCCCTCGCAGCCTGCCTCACCGCCGCTCTCGGCGTGGCGGCCTGCAGCAGCTCCCAGTCCGACTCCACCGGCAGCTCGTCGGCGGCGAGCCCGACGAGCCTGACCGTGATGGGCGCGGCCTCGACGAGGGTCATCAACGATGACCTCTCGCAGCTTGCGGCGGGCCTCGACTCGCCGCTCGAGCTGAGCTACAACAACGCCGGCTCCTCCACGCTCGTGCAGCAGATGGCCTACGGCGCACCCGCGGACCTGTTCATCTCCGCCGACCAAGCCAACATGGACAAGGCCATCGCCAACGGCTCGGTCAAGGAGGGCGTCACCGTGGCGACCAACTCCATGGTCATGGTCGTGCCCAAGGGCAACCCGCCGGGGATCACCTCCGTCAACGACCTCGCGGGCAAGAACGTGGTGCTCTGCGACGAGCAGGTGCCCTGCGGCACGGTGAGCAAGAAGCTGGAGGAGGCCAACGGCATCACCATCCAGGCGGTCAGCCTCGAGCAGTCCGTCTCCGACGTCTTGGGCAAGGTCGTCTCCGGCGAGGCCGACGCGGGCTGGGTCTACCGCACCGACGCGGCCGCCGCGGGCGACGCCGTCGAGGTCATCGACATCCCGCACGCCGCGGAAAACGTCAACTCGCTGGTCGCGGGCGTGGTCACCAACTCCGAGCACCACGAGCAGGCGCAGGCCCTGCTCGACCTCCTGCGCTCCCAGGTGATGGCGGGGGTGTGGACCAAGCACGGTTTCACTCCCGCGACCTAG
- the narI gene encoding respiratory nitrate reductase subunit gamma: protein MHSYDMFLWVAYPWLAVAAFAVGVFWRYRTDQFGWTTHSSQIYESRLLRLSSPLFHYGMLFVFLGHIMGLAFPKSWTRAVGIPDHAYHLVATIPGTIAGIAAVVGLVGLIYRRRVNRSVFLATSRQDKVMYVLLAAAILLGFLATVSTQVFGGPHGYDYRETISPWLRQLFIFNPHPEWMQDVPWQFKAHVVAGFTLIAVWPFTRLVHAFSAPVGYLTRPYVVYRSRDITTQPSRQHVAWEPIQHNKKQPKDEARWTGA from the coding sequence ATGCACAGCTATGACATGTTCTTGTGGGTCGCCTACCCCTGGCTGGCCGTCGCCGCGTTCGCGGTCGGCGTGTTCTGGCGCTACCGCACCGACCAGTTCGGCTGGACCACCCACTCCTCGCAGATCTACGAGTCCCGGCTCCTGCGGCTGTCCTCGCCGCTGTTCCACTACGGCATGCTCTTCGTCTTCCTCGGGCACATCATGGGCCTGGCGTTCCCGAAGTCGTGGACCCGCGCGGTGGGCATCCCGGACCACGCCTACCACCTCGTCGCGACGATCCCCGGCACGATCGCGGGCATCGCCGCGGTCGTCGGGCTCGTGGGGCTCATCTACCGCAGGCGTGTGAACCGCTCGGTGTTCCTGGCCACCTCCCGCCAGGACAAGGTGATGTACGTCCTGCTCGCGGCGGCGATCCTGCTCGGCTTCCTCGCCACCGTGTCCACGCAGGTCTTCGGCGGCCCGCACGGCTACGACTACCGCGAGACGATCAGCCCGTGGCTGCGCCAACTGTTCATCTTTAACCCGCACCCGGAGTGGATGCAGGACGTGCCGTGGCAGTTCAAGGCGCACGTCGTGGCCGGCTTCACGCTCATCGCCGTGTGGCCGTTCACCCGGCTCGTGCACGCGTTCTCCGCGCCGGTGGGCTACCTCACCCGCCCGTACGTGGTCTATCGCTCCCGCGACATCACCACCCAGCCCTCGCGCCAGCACGTGGCGTGGGAGCCCATCCAGCACAACAAGAAGCAGCCGAAGGACGAGGCCCGCTGGACCGGCGCCTAG
- the narJ gene encoding nitrate reductase molybdenum cofactor assembly chaperone, translated as MRTQIGTVPEATAQIPMDEEQRRTLFMAASLLLDYPDDAWGDKCAAVASACGSLPVGVDKLLASYLDTAREWGRREMEQHYVDIFDQRRRCSLFLSYYAVGDTRQRGAAILAFKESLETLGFFLDREELPDHLCVVLEAAAKADGEAHAVATDMLAAHRDGIEVLRLALEQAGSPYAPVVTAVCAALPAIDQATRDNFVELIRQGPPAELVGIGAPLPFPHTHADHTATND; from the coding sequence ATGCGCACCCAGATCGGAACCGTGCCCGAGGCAACGGCACAGATCCCCATGGACGAGGAGCAGCGGCGCACGCTATTCATGGCCGCCTCCCTCCTGCTCGACTACCCCGACGATGCATGGGGCGACAAGTGCGCGGCCGTCGCCTCGGCCTGCGGGTCGCTTCCCGTAGGCGTCGACAAGCTGCTTGCAAGCTACCTGGATACCGCGCGCGAGTGGGGACGCCGCGAGATGGAGCAGCACTACGTGGACATTTTCGATCAACGCCGCAGGTGCTCGCTGTTTCTGTCCTACTACGCCGTGGGCGACACGCGGCAGCGCGGGGCAGCGATCCTGGCCTTCAAGGAGTCGCTGGAAACGCTCGGCTTCTTCCTCGACCGCGAGGAGCTGCCCGACCACCTCTGCGTGGTGCTCGAGGCCGCGGCCAAGGCCGACGGCGAGGCGCACGCGGTGGCCACGGACATGCTCGCCGCGCACCGCGACGGCATCGAGGTCCTCCGCCTCGCCCTCGAACAGGCGGGCTCGCCCTACGCCCCAGTGGTCACGGCCGTATGCGCGGCGCTGCCCGCCATCGACCAGGCCACCCGCGACAACTTCGTCGAGCTCATCCGGCAGGGCCCTCCCGCCGAGCTCGTCGGCATCGGCGCGCCGCTGCCGTTCCCGCATACCCATGCAGACCATACCGCTACGAACGACTGA
- the narH gene encoding nitrate reductase subunit beta has product MKVMAQIAMIMNLDKCIGCHTCSVTCKQAWTNREGTEYIWFNNVETRPGVGYPYGWEDQGKWEGGWVLDKKGRLKPRAGGRLKKLATLFHNPKLPTIDDYYEPWTYEYEKLLSTPAGQKTQPTARPISQLTGEPIDKISWSSNWDDNLGGSGETLDDDPVLRQMNLEVKKEIEDAFMFYLPRICEHCLNPTCVSSCPSGAMYKRAEDGIVLVDQDRCRGWRMCVSGCPYKKVYFNHKTGKAEKCTLCYPRIEVGQPTVCSETCVGRLRYLGVLLYDADKVAEAAATPDVKDLYEAQKGVFLDPHDPKVVEAAIAENIPHSWIEAAQNSPIWDLIFRYEVAVPLHPEYRTLPMVWYIPPLSPVVDRVTATGNDGEDHKVLLTAISTMRIPLDYLAGLFTAGDPAPVEKVLRRLAAMRSYMRDINLGQAPQEEIARAVGMTGADLESMYRLLGIAKYDDRYVIPTASPETPRGIASLPDFGGMSPANTVQEFHGLGPGAPEACHHEAENSQGGKVSLATWDIGGRPDSMFPARRG; this is encoded by the coding sequence ATGAAGGTCATGGCTCAGATCGCAATGATCATGAACCTGGACAAGTGCATCGGCTGCCACACGTGTTCGGTGACCTGCAAGCAGGCCTGGACCAACCGCGAGGGCACCGAGTACATCTGGTTCAACAACGTCGAAACCCGCCCGGGCGTGGGCTACCCCTACGGCTGGGAGGACCAGGGCAAGTGGGAAGGCGGCTGGGTGCTCGACAAAAAGGGCAGGCTCAAGCCGCGCGCGGGCGGGCGCCTGAAGAAGCTGGCCACGCTCTTCCACAACCCGAAGCTGCCCACGATCGACGACTACTACGAGCCCTGGACCTACGAGTACGAGAAGCTGCTGTCCACGCCCGCGGGTCAGAAGACGCAGCCGACCGCGCGCCCCATCTCGCAGTTGACCGGCGAGCCGATCGACAAGATCTCCTGGTCCTCGAACTGGGACGACAACCTCGGCGGTTCCGGCGAGACCCTCGACGACGACCCGGTGCTTCGTCAGATGAACCTCGAGGTGAAAAAGGAGATCGAGGATGCGTTCATGTTCTATCTCCCGCGCATCTGCGAGCATTGCCTGAACCCCACCTGCGTCTCCTCGTGCCCCTCGGGCGCCATGTATAAGCGCGCGGAGGACGGCATCGTCCTGGTCGACCAGGACCGCTGCCGCGGCTGGCGCATGTGCGTGTCGGGCTGCCCGTACAAGAAGGTCTACTTCAACCACAAGACCGGCAAGGCCGAAAAGTGCACGCTGTGCTACCCGCGCATCGAGGTCGGCCAGCCCACCGTCTGCTCCGAGACGTGCGTCGGCCGCCTGCGCTACCTCGGCGTTTTGCTTTACGACGCCGACAAGGTGGCTGAGGCGGCGGCCACCCCGGACGTCAAGGACCTCTACGAGGCGCAGAAGGGCGTCTTCTTGGACCCCCACGACCCGAAGGTCGTGGAGGCCGCCATCGCGGAAAACATCCCGCACTCGTGGATCGAGGCCGCGCAGAACTCGCCCATCTGGGACCTCATCTTCCGCTATGAGGTCGCCGTCCCGCTGCACCCGGAATACCGCACCCTGCCGATGGTCTGGTACATCCCGCCGCTGAGCCCCGTCGTCGACCGCGTGACCGCCACCGGCAACGACGGCGAGGACCACAAGGTGCTGCTCACCGCCATCTCGACCATGCGCATCCCGCTCGACTACCTCGCGGGCCTGTTCACCGCGGGCGACCCGGCACCGGTGGAGAAGGTGCTTCGCAGGCTGGCCGCGATGCGCTCCTACATGCGCGACATCAACCTCGGCCAGGCGCCGCAGGAGGAGATCGCCCGCGCCGTCGGCATGACCGGTGCGGACCTGGAGAGCATGTACCGGCTCCTGGGCATCGCCAAGTACGACGACCGCTACGTCATCCCCACCGCTTCCCCGGAGACCCCGCGCGGCATCGCGTCGCTGCCGGACTTCGGCGGGATGAGCCCCGCGAATACCGTCCAGGAGTTCCACGGGCTTGGCCCCGGCGCGCCGGAGGCCTGCCACCACGAGGCCGAAAACTCCCAGGGCGGCAAGGTCTCCCTGGCCACCTGGGACATCGGTGGCCGGCCGGACAGCATGTTCCCGGCGAGGAGGGGATAG